Genomic window (Pan troglodytes isolate AG18354 chromosome 22, NHGRI_mPanTro3-v2.0_pri, whole genome shotgun sequence):
AGCTGGAAGTTCCAACCGTCTGATCATGTGGTTAGCTTTTCTAGGGACCAGCCCTCATCCTGAAGCTATCCACACCCTGCCCCATCACCTCACAAGCATAAACTCATATATGGCCCCTAAAAGGGGCTTGTTAACAAAAGACACTCCTAACGTTCAGGAAATTCCACAGGTTTTTGAAGCTGTGCTCCAGGAACTAGGGACAAAGactggatatatatgtatattttattatatcattGATCTTACATACCAACGAAACTCTTATAgacaataaaaactgaaattagtGACCTGGCAGACAGATGGTGGTTTATTGAAACTCAGTCCCCAGTTCCAAGGTGAACGTGTTGCTGATGAGAAGGCACAAGCTCCTTGGAGGTTGATGAATTCTGTGATGACTCACTTTCTCCCCTGACTCTTTTCCATTTCACCTACTAAGAGATGTTCATGTAACAACATCCTCTCAGGTCATTCCATTTTTACTTGGCGTGAATGCGTCATGTTGCACATCAAGTCAGCCCTCATTCTTTGATTATTACCCAAGATAGGTCAAGTACCGCTCTCTTTAATTATCCAAATACTGTACCTGATGTCAAATTCTTGTTTGAAACTCAGGAAGCAAATAGGTTCAGATAACGTGGCCTCTGTCACTATCTGCTTGCCATCTGACGTGCCCTCAACCAGCCAAACTCAGAAACCAGACAGGTTTGGATGGTGAGGGGTCTTGGAAGGATAGCCTGAGACCAGCATTAACATAGGCTCAGCAGTAAGCACTGTGACCCAATCCTAGGGCAGACTGATATGGGGGGATTTTAGCCCAGAGATCTGGAGAAACACCTTCCCCTTGTCAAGCCCTAAAACTAATTGTTTGtctcttttattaatattaaggCCCTAAGGAAAAGctctattcattcatttgacaaatgtttATTGGGGGCCTGTTATGAGCCAGATTCTTTTCTGGATATTGAGGatttagcagtgaacaaaacagattaaAAACTTCTCACCTTGTGGAGCTTACATTGCAGTAGGAGACAGAATAAACAAGATCAACATGTAAAATAGACAGTATGTTAAGTAAGTACCATGGAAAAAAATTATGCGGGAAAGGAGGTGAGGGGGATGTCAGGTTGAGGAGAGCAAGTTGCTGTTTTTAATAGGATAGtgtcttgatttgcatttgctAGAAGCAGAGCCTGGGATGTGAATTCATATTCAAGTGTGATTTATTGGTGGGGGCATCTTaggagaaggggaaagaggaaaCAGGTAGGTACAGGGAGAGAGAAATTAAGCAGGCATGTGGCTCTCAGCTGAGCCTGATCCCAAGGGGTTCTCGGAAGCGTGAACCGTATCCTCAAGTCAGCAGCCAGTCAGTTACTGGTGGTGATCTATGGCATGGCCTCCAGATGAGGCAGCCCCCTTTTGGGCAAGGGCAGTTCCTTAtgtgtccggagttggttcctgccaatgggttcgtggtctcgctgacttcaagaatggagccgCAGACCTTCCTGGTGAGTGttaacagctcttaaagatggcacagacccaaagagtgagcaataGCAtggtttattgtgaagagcaaaaggacAAAGCTTTCACACcctggaaggggacctgagcgggttgccactgctggctggaggtggccagcttttattcccttattgtcCCTTCCCATGTTcgtttctgtcctatcagagtgcccttttttcaGTCCTCCTCgtgattggctacttttaggatcctgctgattggtgcattttacagagcgctgattggtgcgttttagagtgctgattggtgcgttttacagagtgctgacttgtgcattttacaatcctcttgtgaGACAGGAAAGTCCCTGACTGGTgtgttttacaatcctcttgtaagacaagAAAGTTCCCTAAGTCCCCACtccacccaggaagtccagctggcctcACCTTTCACTTAGAGAAGGATCAGCTCTGAGAGATATCAGCAGACACGTGCGGCAGCAGTAGTGGGTGTGCACTGACTGGAAAAGGGGACATGGGCAGGCCACCCACAGCATCCACCACAGATGGCCACAGATGGCCTTCCTGAGAAGGTAGCATTTGAATAAAGACCCAAGGGAGATGTGGtaagcagaataatggcccccaaagatgtctaCATCCTAATCCCAGATATGTGAACAGGCTAACCTCTATGCCAAAGGGGCTTGTGGGTGTGATGAAATTGAagatcttggctgggcgcagtggctcatgcctgtaattccagcactttggggggccgagccaggtgaatcacctgaggtcaggagttcgagttcagcctagccaacgtggtaaaaccccatctctactaaaaatacaaaaattagccaggcgtggtggcatgcgtctggagtcccagctacttgggaggctgaggcaggagaatctcttgaacctgggaggtggaggttgcagtgagccaagatggtaccactgtactccagcctgggccacagagcaagactgtgtctcaacaaAAAGAGAAGCAGGAGATTCAGAGGCAGAGAAGGAGCTctcacagcagcagcagaggtcgCAAAGTGAGGATGAAGGAGGGGGCCATGAGCAAAGGAATGcaagtggcctctagaagctgggaaaggcaaagaaatgggttttcccctagagcctccataAGGAGTTCAGTCCGGCCAACATCTTGATATTTTTTATCCCAGTGAAACCCGTTTTGGATTTCTGATCTCCAGaactattaatataatatatttatattgttttatgacACTAACTTTGCATCATTTGTTACGGTGGCAATGGGAAACAAACACAAGGTGAGGGAGTGAGTCATGCAGACCTATCAGGGGAAGGAGTTCCATATGCGGGGTTCAGCAAGTGCCAAGTCCCCGAGGCAGGATATGCCTGGCACGGCACGGCAGGAGTGAACTGAACGAGGGAAGAATAGTAACAGTTCGGGTCAGAAAAGATGGAGGAGCCTGAATGACATGGAACTTAGAAGCCGTTGCAAGAGATGGGGGCCCTCAGAGGGTTGTGAGCAGGTTGCTCTCCGTGATCTGACTTGGGATGTAAAGGGAACATCCACATGCCTTGAAGTGGGAGCCAGGTGACCCCTGGGCTGATTACTGCAGTCACCCAGGGGAGAGGCGGTCTTACTTGTTCCAGAGAGGTAAGTACAGGAGGAACTATAAGAGACTGATGTTAGTCATCGCCAGTCTTTTCATAAAGTTCTTTATCTTTTCCATTAAAGATCATTGTGATCAGATATTACCAACCCCGTTGCTCAGTTCAGCCCTCTGCTTGTGAGGTTTCttattttttgcttaaaatatcTCCACAGTGAATCCAGAGACAGACAGGTTTGTCCAAGGCCAAATTTTTAAGACACGACCTGGTCTCTCCTTCCCAAGATGGGTTGATCTGGTCCATCTTTCATGAAGAAGATAGTTAACAGCAGTAACATTCAATCACAGCTTCTCCTTTCTGAGTCAGAACATTGATGGGATTCATCTCTTTtcaaatatgaatatttaaaaatagcatgCATGTATAATTGTCATGACCCCAAGTgagatttgtattttttagattaTCATCAagctgaaaacaaagaaaaattctaagtTCTCCTAAAGAATTCTCAGACTCATGAGAATACCCCAAATTGAGGAATATTATCCTAGCATATTAACTACAATTTACACAATTTGGTTTGGACATAGAGTGCTTTGTAGCTGTTATATGCAAGTTGGATGGGTACATGAGTCACAATCTCTGTATTATGCCATTCCTTCACCAGTGAAATCACTTTGGTTTACAGTACCCCTTTCAAGAATGTAAACGCTATACATGTGAGAATTTTGTATCCTAAAGGCGTGCCTCTGTGGCTAGATCTGATTCTGGAACTGTCATTGATATGACAATCCAATCCTTCACACTCTTGATGGAGGTGAGAGTGGATTCTTGAACCCTGTGCTATCTAACAGTGTTTTTACTGAACTATCAAGGGTTTTTACTGAACTTCTTTCTATTCATTCCTTAACCTTCTGGAAGACTTAGAGTacataatccattttgatttccttttttctcccctctATCTATTTTTGCCTGAGGCTGTAGTTCGAGGATTAATACTAATGAAGACCTTTCTGGAAGTGCAAGAGAGCCTTAGTGATATAACTACTGATTTTTCAGTCCGGTCGCACTTCAGGAAAATAACTATGGTCAGTCAAAAAGCTGAAATTTTCCAAAAGGAATTTTGATGAGAAACTAAGGGGAACTGTTAATAGAGCAAGGCAGGTTCTGCAGAGCCCTGACTTGTGGCCCCAGCGTGGCTAAAGTCCAGCCTCAGAATGACCCAGTTGGTTGTTTTCAAGCAAACTTTCCTTCCCCACTTCTTCCTGCCCGCAGCGCATGCTAACCAGTGTGGCTACCGAACGTTTGAGATGTGTTTCATGTGACTGAGAGACCGAGCTcttaattctgtttaattttaatcatttaaattcaGCCAGCTGCAGCCAGTGGCTACTCCACTGTACAGTGCAGTTATAGAACATAAACTGAaggaaattttacttttaaaagctaagtctattttattgtttaaaaaatgcaCACTTAGATTATtctccagtctctggtatttctcaatataaaactgttttttaaaacctTTGGTTTCTTGATCATCTTGTAACACCAGGCCAATGTACATTTATTTCCATCTGCAATTGTTTATtgcattttttgaaataaagtcatttaatttttcatCAACAGAATCAGCAGAATCTGCCAAAATAGGAGGAATaattactgtgtttttgataGCATTGGTCTTGACAAGCACCATAGTGACACTGAAATGGATTGGTTATATATGCTTAAGAAACAGCCTCCCCAAAGTCTTGGtaggtagtttttttgttttgttttgttttttctatctttgttttttattttaacttaagaatttgtatttatataaatattttcacagaagaaaatctcattttctataAACGCCAAAATGCTTTCTCACTCTGAGTTCTTTTCCATatctataaatgtatattttgcagggtttttgttttgtttttgtttttattatacttttaagttttagggtacatatgcacaatgtgcaggttagttacatatatatacatgtgcagtTGTAAGTGTATCTgtgcattttatgttttctttcctttttttttttttttttttttttgagacagtctcactctgtcacccaggctggagtacagtggcgtgatctcagctgactgtaacctctgcctcctaggctcaagcaattctcgtgcctcagcctctcaagtagctgggactacaggcgtgtgctaccacacctggctaatttttgcatttttagtagagatggggttttgctatgttggccaggctggtcttgaactcctgacttcaagtgatccacctgccttggcctcccaaagttgtgggattacaggtgtgagccactgcactcagcaatgttttgttttgttttgtttttatacttcATCACATAATTTATAATGATCAGGtagaatttcattattattaacatACCATTTTTCATTTAACCATTTCTCAGCTAAAGGGCAtttggatttcttttccttttcttttctttggtcatgatgaatagtacaataaacatttttatatggaTCGTCTTTTTGTTTTGGATTATGTCAGTGGAACATATACTCAAAGTGGATTTATcctataaaaagatttaaaaaggactaggcacagtggctcacgcctgtaatctcagcactttgggaggctgaggcgggtggatcatttgagcccaggagtttgagaccagcctgggcaatataaggaAACCTTgtcttagagaaaataaaaataaattagccaggcgtggtggcacatgcctgtggtctcagctactcaggaggatgtggtgagaggattgcttgagcccaggaggtggaggctgcagtgagctgtgattgcgccactgcactccagcttcggttacagagtgagaccctagctctaaaaatatataaatatcttaaaaatataaagaagcagCCAAAGGAGAGGAAGTTAAGAGGAGTAAGAACATAGTCTATGTGGCCAGCAGCCTGCCTGGTTTGAAAGGTAGCTGCTCCCACTCACTAGTCACAAACcttgagcaagtttcttaacttctgcacctcattttctcatctgtaaagtgggcataAGAATAGTaagcctggccaggcgcggtggccacgcgtataaacccagcactttgggaggccaaggcaggtagatcacgaggtcgggagttcaagaccagcctggccaacatggtgaaaccccttctctactaaaaatacaaaaatttgccgggcatagtggcgggcgcctgtaatcagctactcaggaggctgaggcagagaattgcttgaacctgggaggtggaggttgcagtgagccaagaccgcactactgcactccagcctgggcaacagagcgagactctgtctcaaaaaaaaaaaaaaaaagaatagtaagcATACCTCATAGAGCAGTTGCAAGGGAAaggtaaattatatataaagcaCCAAGAGTCATGCCCAGCATATAGTAAGCATGGTGTAactgttagctgttattattgcTGTTATCATCATCAACTGCATCATCATTCAATctcattaagtttattttttatttttttagaggcaaggtctcgctaagggctggagtgcagtggctattcacaggcgcaGTCATAATGCACTacagtctgaaactcctgagctcaaacaatcgtCCTGCCtaagcttccccagtagctgggattacaagcgtgcatcCCTGTGCCCCAGTGATTAAGTTTTATTATGTAGAAAATAAAGAGCAAACAGTTACAGCTGATAtggactctctctcttttttttttttttttttaagaattttcatAACTTTTTTGCCTGGCCATTTCCTAACCTGCCACCGTTGGAAGCCATGGATATGGTGGAGGTCATTTACatcaacagaaagaagaaagtgtGGGATTATAATTATGATGATGAAAGTGATAGCGATACTGAGGCAGCGCCCAGGACAAGTGGCGGTGGCTATACCATGCATGGACTGACTGTCAGGCCTCTGGGTCAGGCCTCTGCCACCTCTACAGAATCCCAGTTGATAGACCCGGAGTCCGAGGAGGAGCCTGACCTGCCTGAGGTTGATGTGGAGCTCCCCACGATGCCAAAGGACAGCCCTCAGCAGTTGGAACTCTTGAGTGGGCCCTGTGAGAGGAGAAAGAGTCCACTCCAGGACCCTTTTCCCGAAGAGGACTACAGCTCCACGGAGGGGTCTGGGGGCAGAATTACCTTCAATGTGGATTTAAACTCTGTGTTTTTGAGAGTTCTTGATGACGAGGACAGTGACGACTTAGAAGAAGCCCCTCTGATGCTATCGTCTCATCTGGAAGAGATGGTTGACCCAGAGGATCCTGATAATGTGCAATCAAACCATTTGCTGGCCAGCGGGGAAGGGACACAGCCAACCTTTCCCAGCCCCTCTTCAGAGGGCCTGTGGTCCGAAGATGCTCCATCTGATCAAAGTGACACTTCTGAGTCAGATGTTGACCTTGGGGATGGTTATATAATGAGATGACTCCAAAACTATTGAATGAACTTGGACAGACAAGCACCTACAGGGTTCTCTGTCCCTGCATCCTAACTTGCTGCCTTATCGTCTGCAAATGTTCtccaagggaaggaggaggaaactgTAGAGTGTTCCCTTCTTCCAGGTGACATCACCTATGCACATTCCCAGTATGGGGACCATAGTATCATTCAGTACATTGTTTACATATTCAAAGTGGTGCACTTTGAAGGAAGCACGTGTGCACCTTTCCTTTACACTAATGCACTTAGGATGTTTCTGTATCATGTTTACCAGGGAGCAGGGTTCCCCACGGTTTCAGAGGTGGTCCAGGATCCTATgatacttcttttctttctttttttttttttttttttttttttttttttttttgagacagagtctcgttctgtcgcccaagctggagcgcaatggtgtgatcttggctcactgcaacatccgcttcccaggttcaagtgattctcctgcctcagcctccctcgcaagtagctgggattacaggcgcctgccaccatgcctagcaaatttttgtatttttagtagagacaggattttaccatgttggccaggctggtctcaaactcctgacctcaagtgatctgccttcctcagcctcgtaaagtgctgggattacaggggtgagccgctgtgcctggctggCCCTGTGATATTTCTGTGAAATAAATTGGGCCAGGGTGGGagcagggaaagaaaaggaaaatagtagCAAGAGCTGCAAagcaggcaggaagggaggaggagagccAGGTGAGCAGTGGAGAGAAGGGGGGCCCTGCACAAGGAAACAGGGAAGAGCCATCGAAGTTTGTCGGTGAGCCTTGGGCACCTACCTCACCCATGTCACATCCTGTCTCCTGCAATTGGAATTCCACCTTGTCCAGCCCTCCCCAGTTAAAGTGGGGAAGACAGACTTTAGGATCACGTGTGTGACTAATACAGAAAGGAAACATGGCGTCGGGGAGAGGGATAAAACCTGAATgccatattttaagttaaaaaaaaaaaagcaaacacaaagaTGCTTCAAGATCTTCAGGAGAAGTATGGTATACAAGTTTCAGGGACCCTATTTGACAATTTTCAGAGTGCTCTCTATGCTGATTCCGAGTCAAGTGTGTCAGCTGTGATTACAGTGCCTGTGGATCTAGGCCGGGTTGGGGGGGTGTGGGCGGGGGAAGGGAAGTCTGACCCGGAGCAATTGCTCCTGCcggtaaccccagcactttgggatgcctaaGCAGGCGTATCGCTTGAGGCCAgtaattcgagaccagcctgggcaacatggcaaatctgtctctacaaaacaaaattagaaaaattaactgggcgtagtggcatgtgcctgttgtcccagctacttgggaggctgaggtgggagaatggcttgagcccaggaagcggaggttgcagtgagccaagatcatgtcactgcacttcagcctgggtgacagaaccagaccctgtcttttaaaaggGGGTTGGTGGGGAGAGGCTCTAGAATGTCATGTAGCAACCAGTTTAAGGACTGGGACTCAGGGATCCAACTCCCACAGTTTCCCTGTGTGACCCTAGGCATTTGACttagcctttctgagcctcaggttttttgtttctgaaataaAAGGATTGGACTAGGTAATCTCCAAGATCCTAGGAACCCAggagaaagatgagaaaatgtaCAAGAATGAACACTCAGGTGGAAATGCTGCAATCCTGAGAAGCTCCCAGGATGAATGAAAGGCACAGGACCTTCTTacccctcacccctgccccccTCAAGAGCTGGTTTCTCAAACCTTTCTCTTAGGCCCCTTCAAAGGgggaaaactaaaaattatacaAGTTATAGTTCAAGGACTTTAAATAGATTATATGATTGCTCAAAAGGAGGCTGTGAGGAGGGAACACCTTATTTAATCTAATGAAATTCCATAGGAAAGAGGCCTTTTGTATATGGAATCAATTTATCTGCCTTCTCAGTGCATCTGTCGTATTCTGAAAGATTCTGGGTTGATCTTTTGCGATAACCTCTAtggctgtgagtgtgtgtgtgtgtttgtgtattttttaacattttgtataATGATTGGAGGTTGGTAAAAAGTAACACAACAGTACTTTTTTAATACAAACTTGGTGTGGTCTTGAGTTGTCTTCCATTGGAGAGCGTACGTGTGCCACAGATTGGTGCACCTGCCGGCATCTCTAGGATTGCACCAACTCCCTCTAGCTCTTCTTGGTGGCCTGCAGGGGCCTAGGGCGCATTCACTTCCCTCTGCTTGACTTTACGTGGTGTTCTAGCGTCAGACATCAGGCGATGCCGTGCATTACCCAAGACACTGGACAGCTCCGGATTTTCCCGTCTAACCACTAATCACgttaaaaagaggaaattaacGCTTTCTTAGTAGTCTCTGAAAGAAACTAGTTATTTGCGTAAAGATGACTTGGTTTTGTGTTGTGTATCCCTGGGGAGAAGGGTAAAGAAGACCCTCAAACTGGATTTGCTGCTGAAGTGCTTTTAACTCACCTGTGCGGAGAGCGGACTTCAAGAGAGGGCGTGCCGGTGCTCCGGACAAAACCTGGGGAATACTGaaagccaccaccaccaccgtcatTCCAGCATCCAGATCTCAGTCCTGGGTTGGTGTTGTagggcatttatttatttgacttgACGGCGCCTTTCAAAGCTTGCGAGGATCCCTTCCTCTTCCTCGTGTGCATCTGCCAAGCCTGTGCCCCGCGCCTCGCGGGCGGACCCGGGCTGGTGGGCGGGGCCTGCAGCGGGGTGGGAGCCCGGTCGCCcggcccctccccaccccgccccgcccaTCTCCGCTGGTTCCCGGAAGCCACCGCGGACAAGCTCTCCCGGGCGCGGGCGGGGGTCGTGTGCTTGGAGGAAGCCGCGGAACCCCCAGCGTCCGTCCATGGCGTGGAGCCTTGGGAGCTGGTTGGGTGGCTGCCTGCTGGTGTCAGGTGAGGGGTCCGCGGGGAGGGGGCGCGCTTGGGAACCGGGAGGCCCCGCGAGATGCCGCCCCTGATCCCATCTCTGGGCGCCCTGCAAGTGACTTAAGAGCCATCGGGGCCTCGGGAGAGAAGATGCAAACGCCACGGCCGGCTGCTGAGACGCAACTAGGCTGCTGCTGCCGTCGATTCTGTAACAGGAGAAAGCCCCATCCGCGCCCGGATTACAGACCGTCTGGGCCCTAAACTCAGGGGGAGACTCCCGGCGTCTTTTGACTCCCTGTCCTCCTGCAGCTCTCTGCTGGCGGGCGTCTAAATAAAGTAGCTTCCCCAAAAGACCCAAGATCCCACCGTGGCTGTCATCTGACCCTTCTGGAGACTATCATTTCAAGTGGAGGCCCCCACCAGTCCCCGAGTGCCCTGACAGCCCTCCCTGACCCCAAGTCTGCCCCCTCAGTACCAGCCCTCCCTACAGATGTGCCTCCCATCACCCGCTGCACCTCCCCTCCTTCCGGTTCAGGCCCGAGCACC
Coding sequences:
- the IFNAR2 gene encoding interferon alpha/beta receptor 2 isoform X1, which produces MPRIPGTCHCKICKSQEKTLKIAKMLLSQNAFIVRSLNLVLMVYISLVFGISHDSPDYTDESCTFKISLRNFRSILSWELKNHSIVPTHYTLLYTIMSKPEDLKVVKNCANTTRSFCDLTDEWRSTHEAYVTILEGFSGNTTLFSCSHNFWLAIDMSFEPPEFEIVGFTNHINVMVKFPSIVEEELQFDLSLVIEEQSEGIVKKHKPEIKGNLSGNFTYIIDKLIPNTNYCVSVYLEHSDEQAVIKSPLKCTLLPPGQESESAESAKIGGIITVFLIALVLTSTIVTLKWIGYICLRNSLPKVLNFHNFFAWPFPNLPPLEAMDMVEVIYINRKKKVWDYNYDDESDSDTEAAPRTSGGGYTMHGLTVRPLGQASATSTESQLIDPESEEEPDLPEVDVELPTMPKDSPQQLELLSGPCERRKSPLQDPFPEEDYSSTEGSGGRITFNVDLNSVFLRVLDDEDSDDLEEAPLMLSSHLEEMVDPEDPDNVQSNHLLASGEGTQPTFPSPSSEGLWSEDAPSDQSDTSESDVDLGDGYIMR
- the IFNAR2 gene encoding interferon alpha/beta receptor 2 isoform X2; protein product: MLLSQNAFIVRSLNLVLMVYISLVFGISHDSPDYTDESCTFKISLRNFRSILSWELKNHSIVPTHYTLLYTIMSKPEDLKVVKNCANTTRSFCDLTDEWRSTHEAYVTILEGFSGNTTLFSCSHNFWLAIDMSFEPPEFEIVGFTNHINVMVKFPSIVEEELQFDLSLVIEEQSEGIVKKHKPEIKGNLSGNFTYIIDKLIPNTNYCVSVYLEHSDEQAVIKSPLKCTLLPPGQESESAESAKIGGIITVFLIALVLTSTIVTLKWIGYICLRNSLPKVLNFHNFFAWPFPNLPPLEAMDMVEVIYINRKKKVWDYNYDDESDSDTEAAPRTSGGGYTMHGLTVRPLGQASATSTESQLIDPESEEEPDLPEVDVELPTMPKDSPQQLELLSGPCERRKSPLQDPFPEEDYSSTEGSGGRITFNVDLNSVFLRVLDDEDSDDLEEAPLMLSSHLEEMVDPEDPDNVQSNHLLASGEGTQPTFPSPSSEGLWSEDAPSDQSDTSESDVDLGDGYIMR